In the Flavobacterium sp. J372 genome, one interval contains:
- a CDS encoding RDD family protein, producing MQHQTNIKRRFLAGLIDYTLIISATWFYIYTFGKETTDGYVVNGLPALVPVLFWFFMTVGIEQIAGATLGNGIARLKPIDLS from the coding sequence ATGCAGCACCAAACAAATATTAAAAGACGTTTTCTTGCAGGATTAATTGATTATACTCTAATAATTAGCGCCACATGGTTCTACATCTACACTTTCGGCAAGGAAACAACTGATGGCTACGTTGTTAATGGCTTACCGGCACTTGTACCTGTATTATTTTGGTTTTTTATGACTGTTGGGATTGAACAAATAGCTGGTGCCACATTGGGTAACGGCATTGCCAGATTAAAGCCGATTGACCTTAGTTAA
- a CDS encoding ribonuclease E/G, with protein MNKELIIRSGSDAVDFALLKDGKLIELHKETEDKSNFQVGDIFLAKIRKPVAGLNAAFVNVGFEKDAFLHYHDLGPNLPSLLKFIKLVSAGKLKDYSLKNFTFEKEIDKDGAIADVLSTNQSVLVQVVKEPISTKGPRISSELSLAGRYIVLVPFSDRISISQKIESKEEKDRLKRLVQSIRPKGFGVIVRTVAEGRKVAEIDKDLSNLLDKWTQMCKRIPSAHPPSRVLGEVNRASSILRDVFNDTFTGIYVDDEDMYYQTRDYLQEIAPQKANIVKHYQNKELPLFEKYNIERQIKTSFGKTVSMSKGAYLIIEHTEALHVIDVNSGNRSNKAQSQEDTALEVNMIAAAEIARQLRLRDMGGIIVVDFIDMGNPDHRKKLFDFLRQEMSDDKAKHKILPPSKFGLIQITRQRVRPEVNIKTREEDPNNEKGEIEAPILVIDRITADLERIIKNHKKIVLHAHPFVAAYLTKGFPSTRSKWFFEHKKWVKIIPRDAYTYLEYRFYDSKGNAISE; from the coding sequence GTGAATAAAGAATTAATCATTCGATCTGGTTCTGACGCGGTAGATTTTGCCTTATTAAAAGATGGAAAACTAATTGAATTGCACAAGGAAACGGAAGATAAGAGCAACTTCCAGGTAGGTGATATTTTCCTCGCGAAAATACGCAAGCCGGTAGCCGGCCTTAATGCCGCGTTTGTAAATGTAGGCTTCGAGAAAGATGCCTTTTTACACTACCATGACCTGGGCCCTAACCTCCCTTCCCTGCTGAAATTCATAAAACTTGTAAGCGCAGGTAAATTAAAAGACTATTCATTAAAGAATTTCACCTTTGAGAAAGAGATTGACAAAGACGGCGCCATTGCCGATGTGCTAAGCACAAACCAGTCAGTTCTTGTGCAGGTGGTAAAAGAGCCTATATCTACCAAAGGGCCGCGCATAAGCAGCGAACTGTCGCTGGCCGGCCGCTATATAGTGCTCGTACCTTTTTCTGACAGAATATCTATTTCGCAGAAAATAGAATCAAAAGAAGAAAAAGACCGCCTTAAGCGCCTGGTACAGTCTATCAGGCCCAAAGGATTCGGTGTAATAGTGCGCACCGTTGCAGAAGGCCGTAAAGTGGCCGAAATCGACAAGGACCTCAGCAACCTGCTTGACAAATGGACGCAGATGTGCAAGAGGATACCAAGCGCACACCCTCCGTCACGGGTATTGGGCGAAGTCAACAGGGCTTCATCAATACTGCGCGATGTTTTCAACGATACCTTTACCGGTATATATGTTGATGACGAGGATATGTATTACCAGACACGGGACTATCTGCAGGAGATAGCACCCCAGAAAGCGAATATCGTGAAGCACTACCAGAACAAGGAACTGCCGTTGTTTGAAAAATACAACATAGAGCGGCAGATAAAAACCTCGTTCGGCAAAACGGTATCTATGAGCAAAGGCGCCTATTTAATTATAGAGCATACGGAAGCCCTGCACGTTATTGACGTGAACAGCGGCAACCGGAGCAATAAGGCCCAAAGCCAGGAAGATACCGCGCTGGAAGTAAACATGATAGCAGCTGCAGAGATTGCACGCCAGCTGAGGCTGCGCGATATGGGTGGTATTATTGTGGTTGACTTTATAGACATGGGCAACCCAGACCACCGCAAGAAGCTGTTTGATTTTTTACGCCAGGAGATGAGCGACGATAAAGCGAAACACAAGATCCTGCCACCGAGTAAGTTTGGACTGATCCAGATTACTCGCCAGAGGGTAAGGCCCGAGGTGAACATCAAGACGCGCGAAGAAGACCCTAACAACGAAAAAGGGGAAATTGAAGCGCCAATACTGGTGATTGACCGCATAACGGCCGACCTTGAACGCATTATTAAGAACCACAAGAAAATTGTGCTGCACGCACACCCTTTTGTGGCGGCTTATTTAACTAAGGGTTTCCCCAGCACCCGCTCAAAATGGTTTTTTGAGCATAAAAAATGGGTAAAAATTATACCACGTGACGCTTACACGTATTTAGAATACCGCTTTTATGATAGCAAAGGAAACGCTATCTCAGAATAA
- a CDS encoding HU family DNA-binding protein has translation MYLNYKKMTKADIVAKISEKLGLEKGDVQATVESFMEEVKSSLETGDNVYLRGFGSFIIKTRAEKTGRNISKNTTIKIPAHNIPAFKPAKIFVDGVKTNTEAK, from the coding sequence ATATATTTAAATTATAAGAAAATGACGAAAGCAGACATCGTAGCGAAAATCTCGGAAAAACTAGGCCTTGAAAAAGGAGATGTACAGGCAACAGTTGAGTCTTTTATGGAAGAGGTAAAAAGCTCACTTGAAACAGGCGATAATGTTTACCTAAGGGGCTTCGGAAGCTTTATTATTAAAACACGTGCTGAAAAAACAGGCAGGAACATATCTAAGAATACTACTATAAAGATACCTGCACACAACATCCCTGCATTCAAGCCTGCAAAGATTTTTGTTGATGGGGTTAAAACTAATACAGAAGCAAAGTAA